One genomic segment of Hevea brasiliensis isolate MT/VB/25A 57/8 chromosome 3, ASM3005281v1, whole genome shotgun sequence includes these proteins:
- the LOC110640150 gene encoding dof zinc finger protein DOF5.1 — protein MVFSSIPAYLDPANWQQQPNHHHQPGATSGLNSHQLPPPPPPPPPPPPPHPHGSGGAGSIRPGSMADRARLANIPMPEAALKCPRCESTNTKFCYFNNYSLSQPRHFCKTCRRYWTRGGALRNVPVGGGCRRDKRSKGSSSKSPVSGDRQTGSGSSITVSSKSGTSDILGLGPQVPPLRFMAPLHHLTEFATGDIGLNYGSLSAPVGGPSDLNFQIGSALAGAGIGGSDGSLLSVGGLDHWKFQQGQQFPFFGGLDSSSSSGLYPFEGGAEQSGYGSGMGQLRPRLSTSLTTQFASVKMEDNNNNQELNLSRQFLGIPGHDQYWGATAWTDLSSFSSSSTSNPL, from the exons ATGGTTTTTTCTTCTATCCCAGCTTATCTTGATCCAGCCAACTGGCAACAA CAACCAAATCATCATCACCAGCCTGGAGCAACTAGCGGTCTAAACTCTCATCAGCTTCCTCCCCCTCCTCCTCCACCTCCACCACCCCCTCCTCCCCATCCTCATGGAAGTGGTGGTGCAGGCTCCATCCGCCCTGGTTCCATGGCAGATCGAGCCAGGTTAGCTAACATACCCATGCCGGAAGCTGCATTAAAATGTCCAAGATGTGAATCCACAAACACCAAGTTTTGCTACTTCAACAACTACAGTCTCTCTCAGCCTCGCCACTTCTGTAAGACTTGTAGAAGGTACTGGACCAGAGGGGGTGCCCTAAGAAATGTCCCCGTTGGAGGTGGCTGCAGAAGGGACAAGAGAAGTAAAGGGAGCAGCTCAAAATCTCCGGTAAGTGGTGATCGCCAAACGGGTTCTGGTTCCTCAATTACCGTCTCATCTAAAAGTGGAACCAGCGATATATTAGGCCTCGGACCACAGGTTCCACCACTCAGGTTCATGGCTCCTCTGCATCATCTTACAGAATTTGCTACTGGGGATATCGGGTTAAATTACGGTTCCCTTTCGGCTCCCGTTGGAGGACCAAGTGATCTCAATTTTCAAATAGGGAGTGCTTTAGCCGGTGCTGGTATTGGTGGTAGTGATGGTTCTCTTTTGTCAGTGGGTGGTTTGGACCACTGGAAATTTCAGCAGGGGCAGCAATTTCCCTTTTTTGGGGGACtagattcttcttcttcttctgggtTATACCCATTTGAAGGTGGCGCTGAACAATCAGGTTATGGTAGTGGAATGGGTCAGCTCAGGCCGAGGTTATCCACTTCTTTAACTACTCAGTTCGCCTCAGTGAAAATGGAAGACAATAATAATAATCAGGAGCTGAATTTGTCGAGGCAGTTTTTGGGAATTCCAGGGCATGATCAGTATTGGGGTGCTACCGCATGGACAGATCTTTCTAGTTTCAGCTCTTCTTCCACTAGCAACCCTTTGTAG